The DNA region TTTAGGTTGAAGAAGATAGATTATTTTAGATGAAGTGGTCAACTAAAACgtcaatatcagaaggggttttgtggagattttagtaatttcaatagttgagatcatgagtcaattgaagctagaccaccatgaaaaaccttaaagcacttgacggccatttcgtcctagtatgggactcctcagcagtgagcatccacgttAATACTCTAATGTATATAGTTCATTGAACTAACCAACCACTTTGATTATGAAAAACAAATATGTGTAGAAATAATGTTCAATAATTTACAAACTTGTATAACAAACAATTCGATAGAAATAATTGAACACATAATACTATTTAcataaattattgataattttaggGTGAATTTACATATGGTGGTACAAGTTTTTCTGTATAATGCTCTATAACTGTATCACATAGTTGATCTGCTATTTCTAAACTGATGCCAACCATATCTTCTCTCCAAGATGAACTTTCCATTCGGCGTATATCACGAATTAAATAACTGGATTAAAAAAGTAGAAGATTATTTGCTGATATTTACAAATTTCTTGAAACAATACCACACAATACTAATTGAATTTGAGGAAGCAGTTATATAGATGTTTCATTTTAagtacttgcttacttacttacgcctgttactcctcgtggatgAGCAAAGGCcgatcaccagcattctccatccattTTAAGTAACAGTTACTTTATAAAAGAGAATGTTGATTTTTATATCGTTCAGATAAATATATGGAAATGTGTTACGAGTAATTGATGGTTTCAAGCAATCACAGGAATTACATTATCTTATTTCTTTAAATATCGATGGTAAATGTTTCACTTTACACTTTACTAGGTTGTCACAACACACCACTGGAGAGGGAAAGTTGATGAAAGTCCAGGTTAGAATATAGAAATTATAGCCATTGAAGTATGCTGTATTTCATAAACTCTTCTTTAATGGTCCAAATTACCGAGAATCCACCTCCTATTTTCTGGTtataaaagtatattttatgTCTCTTTATACAGGAACAATATGGTATCAGTATTGCGTTGGGTAGATACTAGTCAATAGCTGCTGTTTTGCTGGGATAGATGACTCGATCAGGGTAAAAAGTGAATGCCAAAGGAAACAATGTTGACACTGGATTAGATCTTAGATACAACCAATGATATATACCAGAAATGAACACAAACATACTTGATGTTATGGTGCTGTTCTGAAATTTAAATGTTTAGATTGTATTTCCAGGCATAAAAGATAAGCGTCTGCGTGATCAACCACGAATATCGGTGAAATAGGAATTATCTTTTGTAAACTTATGCAAATCAACCTCTCAGTCAATCAgaacgtagaacctggtacgtatgtacatccgTTCAACCTCTAGATAACTCACATTTGTTCCCAAAAGTCAGTGTCTATTTGCTACTCAGTAACTCTGTGTTAACTTAAGTATGAATTTGAGTACATAACATAAAAACCAGATGCTAATACTCAAAACATCAAAAAAATCGATTTcacatgaacgcttaacctctatatCACGGCCaaggagtctcgtactaggacaaaacagccgtacagtgctcccaggttttcagtggtggtctagctaagatcgactcatgaactcggctgttacaataaataatattagtttgaAAATGATGTATGGTGTATGACTCCATAGATTTGGATTCATAACTGCTAAATTTCCTAAAATAATTTAGGTGATGACTGTAGATTTTAATTAGCCATAATACAAATATAAGTAACAAAATAAGATGTAATATACGTTAAGTTCAAAATTACCTATCATTTTGACGCCATTGTAGTCGAGTATCATACACTCGTATTAGTCCACCATCAATACGTAAGAAAAAACGTTGTAATAAAAAGAAACCAGAAGACATTGCGCGAAACTTTATATTCAGAATAGATACACCATTATCACCTAGTTCATCTTCATATAGCGTTGTATTGACAAAAAAGCGAATAGGATCTTTCCGACGTAAATACTCCATATCTAAACCCTCAGAAGTTGGAGATATACTCCAGGGACCTATAATGAAAGTAATTTACCAATCACGAAATCATTGTCAAGCTATTTAAACTGAGTGCACATTGTCATATAACCAAATGGAATACTATCGTGCTATTGATTACAATCCTATAAGTTGATATACTTGGGTGAAAAATGTAAAACCACATCAGTCACATCTGAATTGTGTGGTGAACAACACAAAGTAGGACTTGGAAAACACCATGAGTTATCTTCAAATTTACGTAACGTGCAAGAATTAAGCCCGACAGTAAGATCATAATTTTATTAAGCAGAGTGACCATCTATACATATCCCTCGATGATTTATTTGCTAACAGAAATCTCATTACGTTTATCCTTGtatataatattttataaacgACCATGTTTTACAGATAAAAGAACTGTTCCTACTGGCTAACATTCTTGTCTTTTGATAACCATTTACTTGAGGGAGGTTGCACCAATAATTTGGCCTCATGAAAAGTTATCGTTTGAACACATGGTGTCATCTGTCAGtcaaaatttcaataatttgctTTAGAAACCCCAAAACGTGATCGTTATTCACGAAACTTTCGAAACAATTCCCTAGAACGGTGACGACACGGATGCTATGACGGAGAAGAGTATATAAACGTAAACAAAACTCACCAGACAAAGTGCCTGTATACGGAGTAGTGAAAGTCCAGTCATATGGTTTATGTGGCAGTATGTCTTCTTGATTAGTAATTCGAGAATCTCTCCAGTCCTTTGCAAATGGTACCTTCGGTGTGTTGAGATTAGTATTAAGTAACTCACCTCTATAGTTATATTCTTTGGGTCGACTAATTTAAGAGCATCAAGTGCATTAAATTCAATTTTGcatatttgttcattatttgGTTGACAGAAACAAATTGATAAGGAATTTTGATCGAATATCATTTCAGGAATCGTTGGAAGTTCTAAACTTCTTTCAAACGCCTCTCTTTCTTCGCCAAGAGATTTTAAAATATGATGTTCTTTGAGAATAATTAACCAGTCATCTAGACGGTGCTGAGAAGACTTGACACAAGCTTGTTCCATTAGGGTTTGACAAAATAATCCTATCAAATAGGTTCTGAACAATACAGGATCAGTCAAGCCCGGTATAAAATAAGTACAAGAGTAACACGATCAATATCTACAAGATATAcaaagaaattatttaaaaagttaCGAATTGTAAGAAACACAAACATACTTATCTTAATACATTACT from Schistosoma haematobium chromosome ZW, whole genome shotgun sequence includes:
- a CDS encoding hypothetical protein (EggNog:ENOG410V6FJ~COG:U~BUSCO:EOG091G0II3), with the translated sequence MEQACVKSSQHRLDDWLIILKEHHILKSLGEEREAFERSLELPTIPEMIFDQNSLSICFCQPNNEQICKIEFNALDALKLVDPKNITIEVPFAKDWRDSRITNQEDILPHKPYDWTFTTPYTGTLSGPWSISPTSEGLDMEYLRRKDPIRFFVNTTLYEDELGDNGVSILNIKFRAMSSGFFLLQRFFLRIDGGLIRVYDTRLQWRQNDSYLIRDIRRMESSSWREDMVGISLEIADQLCDTVIEHYTEKLVPPYVNSP